The DNA segment cctcctcctcccctcctctgttcctcctcctgttcacacctctcctctcctcctcctcacacactcctctgttgcttcctcctcccctcctcctcacacactcctctgttgctcccctcctcctcacacactcctctgttgctcctcctcctcctcctcctcacacactcctctgttgctcctcctcctcctcacacactcctctgttgctcctcctcctcctcctcctcacacactcctctgttgctcctcctcctcctcacacactcctctgttgctcctcctcctcctcacacctCACTCTGTTCCCTCCCGGGCCCCCTCCCTCACACTCCTCtgttgccctcctcctcctcccacacacacactcctctgttgctcctcccctcctcacacacaccctctgtgcgtcagcctcctcacacacactcctctgttgcgccgcctcctcctcacacactcctctgttgctcctcctcctcctcacacactcttGCTCCTCCTCTCTGATGTCACACTCTTGCTCCTCCTCTCTGatgtcacactctctcttacactctttTCTTGCCGCTGGATGCAGCAGAGTCTGCGGAGGACACACAGCGGTAGGATATCAGCATCTCTGTgtgaaagaggagggagggtgtgtgagagggaggggggggtgtgagagagaatgtgtgtgtctgagagagtgtatgtgtgagagtgtaagaCACTATAAAACTAATTTCAGACATATAATGAACTATTTTCAGACATACAATAGTTTCAGACATACGATGAACTAATTTGCGGATATAGACGGGCAGAATGTGCACAGTATTTAACCCTAGAGTAACCATAACCTCTAACCCTAGAAATCCCCTCATCTGACACTATCGCCCCCTAGTGCTAAGTCCAGGTGGTAAACGGATAAAGCATAGATAAGCAAAAAGATTAATACACAACAAAGTGAAGTCACACCAACACACGCACGGGAGGATTCACACCTAGCGAGGGGCTGTGTTGATGACTTATAATAAAATGCTCCGGTGTGGTGTGAAGCATTTAAATGTCAGGTCAATGCAGAATTCTCATTTTACATTCAAGACAAGACACCAGGTGTAGGTTGTGCTTCACCCTCGTTAAAGCTGTAGGTGTGGCTGCTGTTCACTCATCCACCATGCTGTATATGGTAAGCAAACAACGTTACATCAGCCGCATGTAATTGTGCTCAAACCACCCGGAGTATTTACTGCATGTTTGAACAGCTCCCACCGCTGCAATGTCAGTGTTTGAGGTTCATGTCTGAACACTTGACTTAGTTTGCAATCAGGTCCTAATTGCACAGAAATGTTCCGGAGGTCATGcgtgaaaacagcaaaaacacaACAGCACTCTCAAAACTCTAAGGAAGGAACAGTGAATGTTAATGTGAGGTGTTTCAGAAGAGGTTGTTGTGATTGTGGATATGCTGCTtcattgcaacacacacacacacacacacacacacacacacacacacacacacacactaaccttctctaactccatctctctccctccgtctctccaCTCTGTGTCACTCTCAGACTCAACAGCCAGTGACTCGGCAAAGTCTAAGGTGAGCTCACGTCGCCTCCTGCAGGACACATGATCACACAGCAACAATGGGCTGCCGCTACAGTGGGCTTTTCAAACAGGACAAGCAGCTACAGTTACAGGGTTTGATACAGGACAAGCAGCTACAACTACAGGGTTTGATACAGGACAAGCAGCTACAGGGTTTGATACAGGACAAGCAGCTACAGTTACAGGGTTTGATACAGGACAAGCAGCTACAGTTACAGGGTTTGATACAGGACAAGCAGCTACAGGGTTTGATACAGGACAAGCAGCTACAGTTACAGGGTTTGATACAGGACAAGCAGCTACAGGGTTTGATACAGGACAAGTAGCCAAGGTGGTTTGATACAGGACAAGCAGCTACAGTTACAGGGTTTGATACAGGACAAGCAGCTACAGGGTTTGATACAGGACAAGCAGCTACAGGGTTTGATACAGGACAAGCAGTTGTAGTtgtacattttcattttaatgtgtgtgtgtgtgtgtgtgtgtgtgtgtgtgtgtgtgtgtgtgcgtgtgtgtctgcacatgtgtgtgtgtgtgtgtgtgtgtgtgtgcagggttcaTGGGGCGCCCCTGAGGTCTTGATGCTGTCCATCATGTCTGCTGTCACAAAAAAGCGTCGTCAGCGACAACAAGCCCCACACTTCAGCACTGATGACGAGTCAGGGCTTGAGccaatcacagcaagtgtgacgGGGGAGGACTCCGCCCCTAAAGCTgagggggaggaggatgaggatgatgaggacGATGTTGAAGAGAATGATGAAGAAGTTCATGTGGCAGTGGAGAAAGGATCTCCCAGCATTCCTCACGACATCCAGAAGGAGTCGTTTCCCATGGGAGGCGGGGGTGGGGGCGGGGACAAGAGCTCGGTGGTGTCGGGTTACTCATCTCAGGGgcggagcctggtggaggaggcGGACGATGAGAGCAGTGAGTGGGTCAGCGAGACTGAGACAGAAAGCGGCTTTacctcacactccacacacatacactccgcacacacacactccacacacacacactccgcacacacacactccgcacacacacacattctctgcccCCTGACACTTTTTTGTCATGCGCGCCAGAGCTCCACTCTCCTCGCACCCGCCAGCGTGGTGTAGACACGCCTCCTTCAGCTCTCATAGGCTGATCCAGTGTGACACGCTCGCCCGTAAAAGGCAAAAGGGTGGAGCCAGAACAAAGACACGCCCACCCCTGCTGCCCGAACTGCCTGGAGGAGGGGCCAACGTTGACCAAGAGGAGGGGCCTATTCCCAGCACCGCCTctcatagccccacctctccaGATCCCAGCAGCAATTCAGAGAGCCCAAagataccatcacacacactcacacattcccctccacacacaccatcacacacactcacacacacccctccacacacaccatcacacacacacacaccacacacactcacaccatcacacacccctttacacactcaatcacacaaaGTGTCACAGAGTTCAAGAACCTCTAGGACAATTGATGACAGCCCCCAGACGCCACcatatacacattcacatgctgacccccactctctcacaacgccacacacactcacacacacacaggcccacccCCACTCAATCAcaacgccacacacactcacacacacacaggcccacccccccacactcacacaggccgagccccccacacacacacaggccgagccccccacacacacacaggccgagccctccacacacacacaggccgagCCGTCTGTTCAACTCAGCGAGGCGGCAGCGTTCAGCCCTGGGCGTGGCTTTGGTGTGAGTAGGCGTGGTCATGTGGATGAGGGGCGTGGCCGGGCGGGCTCTGCTGATGACTTGCGTGCAGTGGGCttaggggagggggaggggcttCTGCGTGCTCCGTCGTCCCCGGAGACGCGTCGCAGGAGGAGGGCGTGGCGTCGGCACACGGTGGTGGTCACGCCCACTGAGCCCGTTGCCCCGGGGAACAAGGTTGCAGTTCCCATGCCCCGCCCACTAGAGGTGTCACACCCTCCGCAAATGTCGCGCTTTCACGAGTTCCTGTAACCATAGCAACCAGGAGGACAAGGACACTCTTTGCACTGCAGCATGATTTTGCCAAagctctttttcacacacacacacacccatacagacacacacacacacacacacacacacccatacaccttcactcatacacacaaacatatgcgcttgcgcacacacacacacacacacacacacacacacaaacacatccacatacatacacacacacaccttcactcttgcacacaaacaaatgttatTTCATATGCGcaagcgcacacgcacacacacacacacacacacacacacacacacacacacacaaagtatatGTAATTGCTTTTCTATGCACAGTTTAGCTTGTACTTGTCAGGTTTTTTTGCTAATATTGTACAAAGCCTTGTAAAATTAAccttttaagaaaatgtattgtGTTTaccatgttttaaatgttttacatGTACAATGTCTAACaggttttaaatgttttaaatgtataaTGTCTACCAggttttaaaggttttaaatgtaCCATGTTTTAAAGGTTTGCTGTATGCATGTGCTCTTTCTTCAACAATGTACTTGAAAAGGTTCCCTTAATATTGGTTGTTTTCTATAAAATACCATTTATTGTTTTATATTATATGAGGTATAAATTGGTTTTGTTTTCTATCAAGTGTAACTTAAATGcttatttgtgtattttttgCTGGAAAAGGTTTACTGCCTTTACTGCAGACCATGACCACAAAGgagagtgtgattgtgtgtgagtatgtcagagtgagtgtgtctatctgcgtgtgtgagagtatgtcagagtgagtgtgtttgtgagtgtgtgtgtgtgtgtgtgtatgtgtgagagagagagagtatgtcagagtgactgtgtgtctgtgagtgtgagagagagagtatgtcagtgagtgagtgtgtgtgtgagagagagtatgtcagagtgagtgtgtgtgtgtgtgtgtgagagagagtatgtcagagtgactgtgtgtttgtgagtgtgtgtgtgtgtgtgtgtgtgagagagagagagagtatgtcagagtgactgtgtgtttgtgagtgtgtgtgtgtgtgtgagagagagagtatgtcagtgagtgagtgtgtgtgtgagagagagtatgtcagagtgtgtgtgtgtgtgtaatactcAGGTGTATCCTGGCTGTGACCTCTGGAATAGTCAAAGTGCCTGATTTCCTCTGAGGTGAGTTAGGGGTATCTTGCTCCCTCTGGGGTGAGTTAGAGGTATCCTGCTCCCTCTGGGGTGAGTTAGGGGTGAGTTAGGGGTATCCTGCTCCCTGTGGGGTGAGTTAGGGGTATCCTGCTGGATGTGTTAGCGTAGTGTGTGATTGGATGGGATGTGTTAGCGTAGTGTGTGATTGGATGGGATGTGTTAGCGTAGTGTGTGATTGGATGGGATGTCAATAGTAGTGTGTGATTGGATGGGATGGGTTAGCGTAGTGTGTGATTGGATGGGATGTCAATAGTAGTGTGTGATTGGATGGGATGGGTTAGCGTAGTGTGTGATTGGATGGGATGGGTTAGCGTAGTGtaatttattacacggctctgcAGAGagttcacatgaatgggccttcccaatgcTTGGAGgtctgttaaatctatataattaccgctgcaaagtatataatgactgctgtcaatggcaaGACGTTTTGTGCTTTGAATTCACGTCTTCCAGATCATTCTGCAAGAAGACTGTTCGCTTATTACAATGGCATTTCATTGAAAGTGatctgataacatctgtaaaactgttaaaactgtacaactgtaccgTGTGCTTCGAAAAGAATGAATCTTCTTTTAGTGGAGTTTcgtggccgtcaggttttcctgtggtgctttggtagctggaattggtcctgaataaggcctatgctgataagaagcaaggcacactgagactgtttgttctaaataagtttgtacttgaaatggactgcaaccagaactgttctatcccaaatttgtctgttgagggtaaagaaccccagggattgtgtgtgcatagcaatttttcttaagattttcacaagttttgccaggtttagcctcagttatgaattcaaatgtgtttaatgcaataaatataagctgtagagatgcaacctgctcattaaaatgatacaaatgggatttaatgctataaatataaactgtagagatgcaacctgctcattaaaatgatacaaatgggattttatttccagtttttttcttttctcccctccCTTTGGTGGCCCTCAgttaatgttgggttcctgaattggccctcagttaatgttgggttcctgaattggccctcaccaatcaaaactttgagaacccctgatatacagtctatggttctacattctaacccccccccccccactctcctTCCTacatggtagaggctcttaatcgtgaattaggcgctctgcttgacagagtggcacccttaaagactaaaaaaaggccctgtagcaaactgacaccttggatgaacgaaaatatccatgatctaaaaagatcatgtaggaaagctgagagaacatggagaaaaactaagttacaggttcaccgtgccattctaaaagaaaaaattgcaaattataatagagctattcgaatgagaggaggaaccacttctctaaaggtaattgctgaaaacagtggaagctctaggtgttgttctctaccattgataggctattgcatcaaacaccttttgatacactcagtcaggcatcctctctaagatgctaagaatttgcagacttcttcaaaacaaagtcatttctataagggaggctattggtaacacaagtaatatgtttgatagtacacccaaaaacagcccccaaaattaaggtcctttagcactattactcaatctgagcttggtaaaattataactcaaaccgctcctcaacatgtgtttttagatccaatccctactacattcccaaaaaaagtatatgatggcttagctccctttttttctcaaggtaataaatacctcgttagaaacaggtatatttccaactgcttttaaaaccgctgttgtgaaacctttacttaaaaagtcaaaacttgaccataccaatctgagcaactacaggcctatatcaaatctatcgctttttgagcaaagtacttgaaaaaagttgtttgcaatcagttaaataccttcctcaacgaaaacagtatccttgaaaaattccaatcaggttttagatcaaatcacagcacagaaacggctctagtaaagatagtcaatgatctcagactagctaccgactcaaacaaagtctcaatccttattcttctggatttgagtgcggcatttgacaccattgatcatagcatcctaattgtTCAGCCTtggcgaagtgggtgggtctctctgataatgctctaaactggtttcaaacctacattactggcagagattttatatcagtctaggagatcatgtatctgaaaaaaacatgacttgccttttggtgtggcccaggggagctgccttggtcccctgctatttctctttatatgctcccattgggaaacgccataagtcagcataatgtaaacttccacagctcgcgcagatgatacccaattgtatctttctgtggagccaactaacttagatggcctttgctccctcactgcatgcctaacctccattaatcagtggatgagcaaaaacttttgaaactaaatgatgacaaaaacagaggtacttctggttggaccaaaactaaatgagatattattcttagtaatctggggaacttggcacaccaggtcaaaccaaaagtaacaagcctcggtgtcatcttagatgcagagttaagttttaagccccatatcagtaaagttactcagacagcctatttccacttgagaaacattgccaaagtgccctttttaactcaacaagatgcagaaaaactaattcctttatcactagcaggttagactactgcaatgcacttttcactggtcttcccaaaaaacatctaaagaaattggcactcatacagaactctgcggctagacttttaactaagactaagaagagagaacacatcacccctgtgttggctgaactgcactggctccctatttcctatagaattgattttaaggttatgttaattacttacaaagctctgaatggcatagcaccttcatatatctctgagcttttaatatcttatcaaccacaaaggaaacttagatcatccaattctaatcttttaatcatacccaaagtgctccacaaacaaagtggagaagctgcgtttatccattatgcccccaaaactatggaacaccctgcctctgtacatcaagcaggcgaagttcagtaaatattttaaaaaaagatctgaaaacatacctgtacaggaaagctttagttaactcatcttatcctgtagactacattttcagattattctacatctgctactattgagggctttgccagccagaagcagatgggcccccctattaagtcaggttctgctcaaggtttcttcctgaatatgggagtttttccttgccacagctGCCATATGGCGGTttgggggggtaagagggttaaggctgccagtcttatgacgtaattttctatatttttgatatgttgctgagtataacataaacagcaaagaaaagtgattgataatgactgactgactattattgtgttacatgcttcaaatgtaaagcactttgagctgcattctgtgtatgaaaggtgctatacaaataaagctttattattattatt comes from the Alosa alosa isolate M-15738 ecotype Scorff River chromosome 22, AALO_Geno_1.1, whole genome shotgun sequence genome and includes:
- the LOC125287233 gene encoding rho GTPase-activating protein 23-like, whose protein sequence is MTAPRPEPPTHTQAEPPTHTQAEPSTHTQAEPSVQLSEAAAFSPGRGFGVSRRGHVDEGRGRAGSADDLRAVGLGEGEGLLRAPSSPETRRRRRAWRRHTVVVTPTEPVAPGNKVAVPMPRPLEVSHPPQMSRFHEFL